In Luteimonas viscosa, the following proteins share a genomic window:
- the ubiK gene encoding ubiquinone biosynthesis accessory factor UbiK — protein sequence MIDLNHIDDLARRLSGLVPPGLRESREEMQENFKAVLQSGLSRLDLVTREEFDVQRAVLLRTREKLEQLQGVVADLEARLAADDAGAGKPTN from the coding sequence ATGATCGATCTCAACCACATCGACGACCTCGCCCGCCGCCTCAGCGGCCTGGTGCCGCCCGGCCTGCGCGAGAGCCGCGAGGAGATGCAGGAGAACTTCAAGGCGGTGCTGCAGTCCGGCCTGTCGCGGCTGGACCTGGTCACGCGCGAGGAGTTCGACGTGCAGCGCGCGGTGCTGCTGCGCACGCGCGAGAAGCTCGAGCAGTTGCAGGGCGTGGTGGCCGACCTGGAGGCGCGCCTGGCCGCGGACGACGCCGGCGCCGGCAAGCCGACCAACTGA
- a CDS encoding P-II family nitrogen regulator: MKMVMAIIKPFKLDDVREALAEVGVTGITVSEVKGFGRQKGHTELYRGAEYVVDFLPKVKIEVVVVDDQVDAVTEAIVKAAGTGKIGDGKVFVYELQRAVRIRTGELDGDAV; encoded by the coding sequence ATGAAGATGGTGATGGCGATCATCAAGCCGTTCAAGCTCGACGACGTGCGCGAGGCGCTGGCCGAGGTCGGCGTCACCGGCATCACCGTCAGCGAGGTCAAGGGCTTCGGCCGGCAGAAGGGCCACACCGAGCTCTACCGCGGCGCCGAGTACGTGGTCGACTTCCTGCCCAAGGTCAAGATCGAGGTGGTGGTGGTCGACGACCAGGTCGACGCGGTCACCGAGGCCATCGTCAAGGCCGCCGGCACCGGCAAGATCGGCGACGGCAAGGTGTTCGTCTACGAGCTGCAGCGCGCGGTGCGCATCCGCACCGGCGAGCTGGATGGGGATGCGGTGTAG
- the speE gene encoding polyamine aminopropyltransferase: MTSSDWLYENFEPAGSSIGFRVRARLDEVQSPFQKIEIFESTDWGNVMLIDGAMMVTTRDNFLYHEMMSHPALFTHPDPKRVVIIGGGDCGTLREVLRHPGVEQAVQCDIDEQVTRMAEKYFPELCESNGDPRARILFDDGIAYMAKAATGSLDVVIVDSTDPVGPAEGLFNKAFFESCFRALKDDGILVQQSESPLVLLDLIKAMRAEMGKAGFTTFQTLPFPQPCYPTGWWSCTLARKGQGFEFREADARAKPFATKYYSAEIHKGAQTLPPFVAEALTR; encoded by the coding sequence ATGACATCCAGCGACTGGCTGTACGAGAACTTCGAACCCGCCGGCTCGTCGATCGGCTTCCGCGTGCGCGCCAGGCTCGACGAGGTGCAGTCGCCGTTCCAGAAGATCGAGATCTTCGAGAGCACCGACTGGGGCAACGTGATGCTCATCGACGGCGCGATGATGGTCACCACGCGCGACAACTTCCTCTACCACGAGATGATGTCGCACCCGGCGCTGTTCACCCATCCCGACCCCAAGCGGGTGGTGATCATCGGCGGCGGCGACTGCGGCACCCTGCGCGAGGTGCTGCGCCACCCGGGGGTCGAGCAGGCCGTGCAGTGCGACATCGACGAGCAGGTCACGCGCATGGCGGAGAAGTATTTCCCCGAGCTGTGCGAGTCCAACGGCGACCCGCGCGCGCGGATCCTGTTCGACGACGGGATCGCGTACATGGCCAAGGCCGCGACCGGCAGCCTGGACGTGGTGATCGTGGACTCCACCGACCCGGTGGGTCCCGCCGAGGGGCTGTTCAACAAGGCTTTCTTCGAGAGCTGCTTCCGTGCACTGAAGGACGACGGCATCCTCGTGCAGCAGTCCGAATCGCCGCTGGTGCTGCTCGATCTGATCAAGGCGATGCGCGCGGAGATGGGCAAGGCCGGTTTCACCACGTTCCAGACGCTGCCGTTCCCCCAGCCGTGCTATCCCACCGGCTGGTGGAGCTGCACCCTGGCGCGCAAGGGCCAGGGCTTCGAATTCCGCGAGGCCGACGCGCGAGCGAAACCGTTCGCCACGAAGTACTACAGTGCGGAGATCCACAAGGGCGCGCAGACGCTGCCGCCGTTCGTGGCGGAGGCGCTGACACGCTGA
- a CDS encoding M48 family metalloprotease produces the protein MRELEAEARDAPGRYRLRLLALALLGHGVIAGLLLLALAPFVLVAVHLFVGGASLAPQHAYVLVLPAVVAAVVLRTLWVRFEPPPGHRLAPEEAPLLQAEVERMRLAMGGPPLEGIVIDGDFNAKAASVPRALGLLGHRHTLVLGLPLMRVLDRDELRAVIAHEFGHFAAHDGRFAAWIYLSRGTWYRLRDGMARHGLSFAWLLAKFYGWLAPHFDLCSRALTRRHEYAADAAAAGTVGAEAAASALLRVEIASRRLETRFWPQLWARARTQGHPPAQLQASLLQAMQGDAVDLDRLLASAARGQDPRDTHPTLPQRLDALQAPARLGTPGESATTLLGPLQDALERRLDATWRDAIRGHWDALHTAASRDRARLAELDGVREPTPEQLAEHALLVEQLRIDFDPLPLYERALAADPARVLALFRAGLLQLRRGEAESGAARLRKAVELDPGAARAALEELHGIEADPDLDPATVATIDALRETLSPLAVALPAPGESSAEDVLQPHALDPGALQRLCRRLACEPRIARAWIARQPMALREAPAHYLVLLDWRGSVAGEAAALGPLSQSLAIPGASVELFTGTDRRRLAAQVRAACGEPVYRKGR, from the coding sequence ATGCGAGAACTGGAGGCGGAGGCGCGCGATGCGCCGGGCCGCTACCGGTTGCGGCTGCTGGCACTGGCGCTGCTCGGCCACGGCGTGATCGCCGGCCTGCTGCTGCTCGCACTGGCGCCCTTCGTGCTGGTGGCAGTGCACCTGTTCGTGGGCGGCGCCTCGCTGGCGCCGCAGCACGCCTACGTGCTGGTGCTGCCGGCGGTGGTTGCGGCGGTGGTGCTGCGCACGCTGTGGGTCCGGTTCGAACCGCCGCCTGGCCACCGGCTGGCGCCCGAAGAGGCGCCGCTGCTGCAGGCCGAGGTCGAGCGCATGCGCCTGGCGATGGGCGGGCCGCCGCTGGAAGGCATCGTCATCGACGGCGATTTCAACGCAAAGGCCGCCAGCGTGCCGCGCGCGCTGGGCCTGCTGGGTCACCGCCATACCCTCGTGCTGGGATTGCCCTTGATGCGGGTGCTCGACCGCGACGAACTGCGCGCGGTGATCGCGCACGAGTTCGGGCATTTCGCTGCGCACGACGGGCGTTTCGCGGCCTGGATCTATCTCTCGCGCGGCACCTGGTACCGGCTGCGCGACGGCATGGCCCGGCACGGGTTGTCGTTCGCCTGGCTGCTGGCGAAGTTCTACGGCTGGCTGGCGCCGCATTTCGACCTGTGCAGCCGCGCGCTGACGCGGCGCCACGAATACGCGGCCGATGCCGCGGCAGCCGGGACGGTCGGCGCGGAGGCCGCAGCGAGCGCGTTGCTCCGCGTCGAGATCGCGTCCCGGCGGCTGGAGACGCGCTTCTGGCCGCAGCTGTGGGCGCGTGCGCGCACGCAGGGCCATCCGCCGGCGCAACTGCAGGCGTCGCTGCTGCAGGCGATGCAGGGCGACGCGGTCGACCTCGATCGACTGCTCGCGTCCGCCGCGCGTGGACAGGATCCGCGCGACACCCATCCGACGCTGCCGCAGCGGCTCGATGCGCTGCAGGCGCCGGCACGGTTGGGTACGCCCGGCGAATCCGCGACGACGCTGCTCGGTCCGTTGCAGGACGCGCTCGAGCGTCGCCTCGACGCCACCTGGCGCGATGCCATCCGCGGCCACTGGGACGCCCTGCATACCGCCGCGTCCCGCGACCGGGCACGCCTGGCCGAACTCGACGGCGTGCGCGAACCCACCCCCGAACAGCTCGCCGAACACGCGCTGCTGGTGGAGCAGCTGCGGATCGACTTCGACCCGCTGCCGCTGTACGAACGCGCGCTGGCCGCGGACCCTGCCCGCGTCCTGGCCCTGTTCCGCGCCGGCCTGCTGCAGCTGCGCCGTGGCGAGGCCGAGTCCGGCGCCGCGCGCCTGCGCAAGGCGGTGGAACTCGACCCCGGCGCCGCGCGCGCCGCGCTGGAGGAGTTGCATGGGATCGAGGCCGATCCCGATCTCGATCCCGCCACCGTCGCCACGATCGACGCCCTGCGCGAAACGCTGTCGCCGCTAGCCGTGGCGCTCCCCGCGCCGGGCGAGTCTTCCGCCGAAGACGTTCTGCAGCCGCACGCGCTCGATCCCGGAGCCCTGCAGCGCCTTTGCCGCCGGCTCGCCTGCGAGCCGCGCATCGCCCGCGCCTGGATCGCGCGACAACCCATGGCCCTGCGCGAAGCGCCGGCGCACTACCTGGTCCTGCTCGACTGGCGTGGCTCCGTCGCCGGCGAGGCCGCGGCCCTCGGACCGCTCTCGCAGTCGCTGGCCATCCCCGGCGCCAGCGTCGAACTGTTCACCGGCACCGACCGGCGCAGGCTGGCCGCGCAGGTACGCGCGGCCTGCGGCGAACCGGTCTATCGCAAGGGCCGCTGA
- a CDS encoding M48 family metalloprotease, giving the protein MASAEAYRGLVERLEVVARQSPGGYRLRVALLAALGFVVLGGSVLLAFGLSVGLVLALLAISPLLLLKLAKLVWIPIAFGWVVLRALWVTFPAPEGHRLDQHEAPLLQAEVERLRVAAGAPRLSGIVVDADLNAAAASVPRALGLLGHRHYLVLGLPLMQLLDREQFASVVAHEFGHFGGGHGRFGGWIYRVRASWYRLLDALAVRQGWVNRLFVRFFDWYAPYFNAYSFVLARANEYQADATAARIAGARAAGEALVRVNLGSARLSQEFWPQLQRASLSQPAPPALLYREMGTRLRDDGGDDEARLAAALAAQPGFDDSHPTLAQRLQALGVAPVRVPPPRESAAEALLGELLPRLEQRFSEEWRAHIEAHWDENYRQHARDLERFEALRAQQVRSPQEAVEFAGLSERLVPEADAIALYRAAIEVAPDDPFARFRLGTRLLEHGEAEGIQHLRRAMTLDPECAAPALEALAGHYRETGDATALQGIEAEWSRLQASWARAQQARGALTARDEFLPHALDAAQVDAVCAALQRIGAVRKAWLARKRIVDEPHGAPHFVLLVQWRLFVLDGGSRLQRIVDAVELPGSFLVFTAPHQRAIARRLRKAAGAPILGGGRP; this is encoded by the coding sequence ATGGCATCGGCGGAAGCGTATCGCGGACTGGTCGAACGACTGGAAGTCGTGGCGCGGCAATCTCCCGGCGGCTACAGGCTGCGGGTCGCGCTGCTCGCGGCCCTGGGATTCGTGGTGCTCGGCGGCTCGGTGCTGCTGGCGTTCGGCCTGTCGGTGGGACTGGTGCTGGCGCTGCTGGCGATCAGCCCGCTGCTGCTGCTGAAACTCGCCAAGCTGGTCTGGATCCCGATCGCCTTCGGCTGGGTGGTGTTGCGCGCGCTGTGGGTGACGTTCCCGGCGCCGGAAGGCCATCGCCTCGACCAGCACGAGGCGCCGCTGCTGCAGGCGGAAGTCGAGCGCCTGCGCGTGGCGGCCGGTGCTCCGAGGCTGTCAGGCATCGTCGTCGACGCCGACCTCAACGCCGCCGCGGCCAGCGTGCCGCGCGCGCTCGGCCTGCTCGGGCATCGCCACTACCTGGTGCTCGGGCTGCCGCTGATGCAACTGCTCGATCGCGAGCAGTTCGCCTCGGTGGTGGCGCACGAGTTCGGCCATTTCGGCGGCGGCCACGGCCGCTTCGGCGGCTGGATCTACCGCGTGCGCGCGAGCTGGTACCGGTTGCTCGACGCGCTCGCCGTGCGGCAGGGCTGGGTGAACCGCCTGTTCGTGCGCTTCTTCGACTGGTATGCGCCGTACTTCAACGCCTACAGTTTCGTGCTGGCGCGCGCCAACGAATACCAGGCCGACGCGACCGCCGCGCGCATCGCCGGTGCCCGCGCCGCCGGCGAGGCGCTGGTGCGGGTCAACCTGGGGTCGGCGCGGCTGTCGCAGGAATTCTGGCCGCAGCTGCAGCGCGCCTCGCTGTCGCAACCGGCGCCGCCGGCGCTGCTGTATCGCGAGATGGGCACACGCCTGCGCGACGACGGGGGGGACGACGAGGCCCGGCTGGCGGCGGCGCTGGCGGCGCAGCCGGGGTTCGACGATTCGCATCCCACCCTCGCGCAGCGATTGCAGGCCCTGGGGGTCGCGCCTGTGCGTGTGCCACCGCCGCGCGAGTCTGCGGCCGAGGCGCTGCTCGGCGAGCTGCTGCCGCGACTCGAGCAGCGCTTCAGCGAAGAATGGCGCGCGCACATCGAGGCGCACTGGGACGAGAACTACCGCCAGCATGCCCGGGATCTGGAACGCTTCGAAGCACTGCGCGCGCAGCAGGTCCGATCGCCGCAGGAAGCGGTGGAGTTCGCCGGCCTGAGCGAGCGGCTGGTGCCGGAGGCCGATGCGATCGCCCTGTACCGCGCCGCGATCGAGGTCGCGCCGGACGATCCGTTCGCCCGCTTCCGCCTCGGTACGCGACTGCTCGAGCATGGTGAGGCCGAGGGAATCCAGCACCTGCGCCGCGCGATGACGCTCGATCCGGAGTGCGCGGCCCCGGCCCTGGAAGCGCTGGCCGGCCACTACCGGGAGACCGGCGATGCGACCGCCCTGCAGGGCATCGAGGCGGAATGGTCGCGGCTGCAGGCCTCGTGGGCGCGCGCGCAGCAGGCGCGTGGCGCGCTGACGGCCAGGGACGAGTTCCTGCCGCACGCGCTGGACGCGGCGCAGGTCGACGCGGTCTGCGCGGCGCTGCAGCGCATCGGCGCCGTTCGCAAGGCCTGGCTCGCGCGCAAGCGCATCGTGGACGAGCCGCACGGGGCTCCGCATTTCGTGCTGCTGGTGCAGTGGCGGCTGTTCGTGCTCGACGGCGGCTCTCGCCTGCAGCGGATCGTCGACGCGGTGGAACTGCCGGGCAGCTTCCTGGTCTTCACCGCACCGCACCAGCGCGCGATCGCGCGCCGGCTGCGCAAGGCGGCGGGCGCGCCGATCCTGGGCGGGGGACGACCGTAG